Sequence from the Christiangramia fulva genome:
GAGAGTAAAAAACTGATATAGATAACACCCACAGCTTTTTTTGAGATTTTGAGCAATTCCGGAAGTTTTCTAAAAATACTTACATCCATAATAGCATCACAGGCAGGGGAAAAGATATTGATGTCTTCTGAAACGGCTACTCCAACATTGCTCTGAGCCAGAGCACCGGCATCATTCAACCCATCGCCAACCATCATTACCTTCAGCCCCTTTTTCTGAAGATTTTTTATGAATTCCAACTTATCTCCAGGCCTTTGATCGAAGAACATTTGAGTTCCCGAAGGTAAAAGCTGTTCCAGCTGTTGTCTTTCTCCTTCATTATCGCCGGAAAGGATATACAATTCTTTATCTTTTGAAAGTTCCCTGAAGATCTCACCCGTTCCTTCGCGGTAAGAATTCCTGAAAGTGAAGCAACCTTTATAATCGCTATCACTACTAATATGAACCGAAGTTTTTTCGGCTTCTGCCAAATTAGAAACTTTATAATCCACAAAATTGGCAGAACCGATTTTCATTGACCTTGCCCCGTCTTTTATAGCAATTCCCTGGCCGGCTACTTCTTCAAATTGTTCCGGGACCTTGATGCCATTTTTTTTCAGGATGTTATACAATGAACGGCTGAGCGGATGACCGGAGGCCCGAAGACTTCCCGTAAGAAGTTGCAACTCTTCTTCATTTAAAGCCATACCGGCATAATTCACTTCCTGTTTTGAAGTATTGGTGATGGTACCGGTTTTATCAAAAACTACAGCGTCTATTTCAGCCAGCTGCTCGATCACTTCAGCTTCTTTAAGGTAAAAACCTTTTCTTCCGAAGATCCTCAGGATATTTCCAAGAGTAAAGGGAGCAGCCAGCGCGATGGCACAGGGGCAGGCAATAATGAGAACCGCCGTAAAGGCATTTCCCGCTTTGGAAGGATCTGCAATTAACCAGAAAACCCCCGCTATTAAGGCAATACCAATAACTGCAAGCGTGAAATATTTACTTATTTTATCGGTTATCGAATGGTAGCCTTTATTTTTATTTTTCCTGAAAACTTCATCACTCCATAACTCGGTGAGGTAACTTTGTTTAACCGGTTTAAGGGCTTCGACCTCTATAAGACCTCCTTTTTGCCTTCCGCCTGCGAACAATTTATCTCCCGCCACGCGATCTATAGGTTCTGCCTCTCCGGTCACAAAGCTGTAATCTATAGTTGCAGCTCCACTGAGAAGCACAGCATCCATGGGAACCAGTTCTTCATTCCTTATTAAGATCCTGTCGCCTTTTTCGATCTTATAAACCGGGATTTGTTCTTCAATATCTTTACCTTCAAATTTTGATATTCTTGTTACGGCAATAGGAAAATAAGAGCGATAATCCCTTTCGAAAGAGAGGTAAGAATAGGTTTTCTGCTGAAAATATTTCCCTAAAAGAAGAAAGAAAACGAGGCCACTGAGACTGTCAAAAAATCCCGTTCCGGTATCGGTGATTATTTCAAAAAAACTACGAAAAAAGAGCACAAATATTCCCAGAGCAATAGGCACATCTATATTTAGAATTCGGGATCGGAGTCCTTTATAGGCAGAGATAAAATAAGAGTTTGCCGAATAAAAAACCACTGGTAGTGAAAATGCGAACATGAGCCAGCGAAAAAGGTATTTGAACTGGTCCAGCCAGAATTCCTTTACCTCAAAATATTCGGGAAAAGAAAGGAACATTATATTACCGAAAGCAAATCCCGCCACTCCCAATTTAAAGATCAGGGAACGATCGATTTGTTTTTCAGGTTTTTCGTAATTCTCAAGTGAAATCGAGGGTTCATAACCTATACCGGCCATCAGCGCGACGACCTCTTTTAAAGTGACCTTTTCTTTGGAAAAACTTACGCGGACTTTCTTTCTGGGAAAATCTACCGTTGAGCTCTGAATTCCCGAATGAAGCCTGTTCAGGTTTTCCAGGATCCAGATACAGGAACTGCAATGAATAGTTGGAATATGCAGGCTTGCAATTTGTTTTCCCGCCTCGTCGAAATCCAGCAGCTTTTCCACGATCTCCTCATTATCAAGAAAAGAAAAATCTACTTTTTTCCTTTTTTGAGAAATACCTGGCCTTTCCTGAAGTTCATAATAATAAGAAAGGTCATTGGTTTCCAGGATCTCATAGACCATTTTGCATCCGTTACAGCAAAAATGCCTTCCTGAAAATTCAAGAATATCTATACAGTCTTCTCCGCAGTGATAGCATTTTTCCATATACGAAAACTATTGATGGATAACGAGAATAGGAAGCGAATTCGCGGTAGTGGCAAAAACTCCATGCCTGGCATGAAGCAGACGGTCACATACGCTAAGATTTTTTCCCAGAACGACAATCATGTCAAAACGGTCCTGGATTTCAGAAAGAAGACCTTCGGTAAAGATCTCGCTTTCTGCCATCTGCAGGGCCTGGACATTAGCATTTTTCATTTCAGACGCCACTTCTTCCTTTATAGCCAGGGCGTTATTCCCGGCATGTTTTTCATCGAGTTCGATCAGGGTGATCTGTGTAGCGCTGATATATTTTTTACTTTCAAGAAGCTGATGTACCTTTTTACCAGACAGCACGCTGTAATCTACCGGCAGCACAAGTTTATCGGCTTTCTCATATTTACTTTCCCCGGGAACTGCCATGATGTTGCATCTAATCTTTCGGATCACCTCGTAAGCATGGTCTCCCAGAATAGGGTGGTGATGCACTTCATGACTGGCCATCCCGATGAAAATAAGATCAATCTTTTTTTCATCCAGCGCCTTTCTCACTGCGGTTATAAGATTTTCTGAAGAAAGAACATAGCTGAAATGATGATTTTCATTACGAGAATATTCTTCCAGGGAAGCAATGCCATCCTGGAGCTTTTCCCAGGTATGCAGCAGTTGATTTTCAAGCTTTCCGCTGTTGGTTTTTTTGAAGTTGAAGTCCTGAATGTTAAGCAGATAAAAGTTTACTGAAAGATCCTGAAGGAAGTCTACAGCATACTTTCCAGCATTTTCCGATACTTTCGAGAAATCAGTTAGGAGCAATACATTCATTGGTGTTCACTTAATAAAGCGAAATTAAGGGAACACCTCAACGGGAAAAATGACGAATGTCAGTTCTTGGAGTTATAGTCTGAAAAAAATATTAGCGCACATTCTTAAGTGCTTCAGAATCAATAAGTTTAATGTTCCTTCCTTCAATCTCAATGAGTCCCTCTTTTTTAAATTCGGAAAGAGTTCTGATGAGACTTTCAGGAGCCATCCCGGCAACTCCGGCAAGATCGGCCCGGGAAATACGAATACTTTTCAAAGGGTGCTTTTCAATTCTTTCGGCAAAAAGAAGAATGGTATTTGCCGCTTTTTTTCGCACGGAACCATACGCCATATCCATTAGCTGTTGTTTAAGTTCAGAAAGATTATTATTTAGAACTTCGACCAGCTGAAGGGTGACTTTTGGGTTGTTAGATAATATCTTCTGGAATTCCTCACGGGAAACAGCATAAAGCTGTGTGTTTTCCATGGCGGTAGCATAATCTTCGTAGGAACTTTGCGGATCACTGCCCGGATTTCCGAAAAAATCATCCTGTTTGTAGAGTTGCGTGATCAATTCTTTTCCCTGCCTGTCCATTCTATGGGCTTTCACAACTCCTCTTCGTACCAGGTAGAAGAAATTTGACTGTTTTCCCCTTTCATAGATCATTTCGCCTTTCTTGTATTCCTGTAATTTATAACCGCTGAAAACATCACGAAGCTCCTGAAGATTATTTAGGTTTCCTTCTGTTTTCTTAGGTGCTTCCTTCCTTTTAAAGGAATTAAGAATGGCCATTTTTGCAAGGCGACTCTCTATGGCACTTAAGAGATCTTCTTCTTCAAAGGGTTTGGTGAGATAATCATCGGCTCCGAGGTCCATTCCTTTACGAATGTCTTTGTGTTCGGTTTTCGCGGATAGAAATATAAAAGGGATATTTGCTGTTTCCGGATCTTTGCTTAAATTTTCCAGCACGCCATAACCATCAACTTCAGGCATCATTATGTCGCAAATGATGATATCGGGCTTATATTGCCTGGCTTTATCTATACCAGCCTTACCATTAGAGGCAGTGACCACCTCATAATCTGAAAGTTCCAGTAATTCAGCCGTATTTTCTCTTACCGTTACATCATCTTCTATAAGCAAAACTTTTTTCATCTTTTATCCTTTTTATTCTTATCAGCCCATATAAACCGGTACTTCTACCTTAAACCTGGTGCCTTTATTTTCTTCGCTTTCAAAACTTATACTTCCTCCCATATTTTCAAGATGGGTTTTGGCGATATTCAGGCCAATACCAGTACCCTGGTCCAACAGCGCATTTTCTGCCCTGAAATATCTTTCAAAGATATGCTTCTGATCTTTCTCTGGTATTCCGCGGCCCTGATCTTCCACTTCAAAAAGAATTTTATCGCCTGTAAAGGCTGTATTGAATTTAATTACGGTATCCTCCGGTGAATATTTCACCGCATTGCTCAGTAAATTAGAAAGAATAAGTTCCAGGATTTTCTCATCCTGGTGCAGCATTACATCTTCGATATCTTTGGGATAAATTATTTCCTGACCCGTTTTAAGGGTAATATTCGCGTTATATACCACTTCATTTATGAGCCTTTTAAGGCTGAAAGAAGTGTATTTATATTGTCCTTTTCCGCTATCCAGGCGTTCAATAGACAAGAAATCGTTGAGAATATTGTTCAGGTAATGCACTTTATTGCGAATGGTTCCCAGGTGTTTCTCCCTTTTCTCCTGCTGGTCTTCTTTTCGGTATTTTTCTATAAGGGTTGCCGATGTAAGAATGCCGCTAAGCGGAGTCTTGAATTCATGAGAAACCAGTGAAAGGAATTTCGTTTTTAGCTCGTTGAGTTCCTTTTCTTTTTGCAGGGCATTTTTAATGCGTTTTTCGGCTTCCTTTCTTTTGCTTATCTCCTCTTCCAGATCCAGGTTTAACTTCTGAAGATCTCGAACACTCTGCCGTAGTTCTGAAGTACGAACTTTAATCTTTTCTTCCAGCTCATTATTCAGTTCCCTTATCTGCCGCTGAGTTTCTTTTCTAACACTAATATCAATAACCAGCGACATCACGTAATCTTCGCCATCCATCCTGAAGGGATTCAATCCGGCCTCAACGGGAAAACGTCTTCCGTCTTTTGTTACGCCATGCAGATCACGCCCGTGGCCCATTTGCCTTTTTTCGCTATGGTCTATAAAATTATTAAAGTGATGGTGGTGATTTTTATGATATTCTTTGGGAATTAAAATATCAAGGTGTTTACCGGGAAGCTCGCCTGTTTCATAACCAAACATGCTTTCGGCTGCGGCATTCGCAGTAACGATAATTTGTTTCGAATTTACCACTATGATCCCCTCAGAAGCTGCCTGAAAAAGAACATTGAAAAGATTGGAATTATCCAAAAATGATTTATCCAAACCTGTTTATTTAAGGTGTTGTCTCGTTTTTTAAACGGGAACTAAGGTAAAAATTTTTAAGAATATTTTTACATTAAGTCTGAATGAAAACTGGAAAATTCTTCATTGGCGAGGTGAGTCTTCGTACCAGTCGTCAAAAGTTTTTTCAGTGTGATACTTATCGGTAAGGATTTTAAACACACTAAGCATAAAAATCACCTGTCCTATCACGGTAAGGTAAAAGACAATGGGGAATGCCACATTAGCCGATGAAAGTACTACCAGGCTTACCAGTATTAAAGTCGATATGGAGAGTAAAATTATTCCGGTCCTTTTCATTTTTTTCTTTTAAAATAAGAAAACATTCCCTGGATTTTTCTTAAGGTTTAGCTAAATAAGAATTTTTTAAATCTTTATTATACCACATGATACCGGTCATTTTTTTTAGAAAAGAATTTAACTACTTTTAATTGTTATAAAACATAGGCTGTTATGAAACGTATTTTAGTCCCGGTAGATTTTTCGAAATATTCTGAATATGCTCTCAAAGTTGCGGCACAGATCGCCAGAGATCTGAAGTGTGAAATAATTGTAGTTCACATGATGGGGTTAAGCGAACCTTTACTAACCCGGGATGAAGAGCGTGAAGTTTTCAACGCGCTAAGCTACATGCAAATAACCAAAGAACGATTCACAAAATTCCTTGACAAACCCTATTTGAAGGGAATTACGGTAATTGATGTTGTTCATAATGATAAAAATTTCAGCGAACTTGATGAAATAGCCACTTCCCGAGATGCAGGTTTGATCGTTATGGGTTCCCATGGCTTAAGCGGAATGAAAGATATTTTTGTAGGATCAAATACTGAAAAAGTAGTTCGTTCTTCTGAAATTCCCGTTCTGGTAATTAAGAACCATATTCCGGATTTTAAGATCAAAAATGCCATTTTCGCCTGTGATCTCAAGGACGATTACCTCAACTCCTTCCAGAAAACACG
This genomic interval carries:
- a CDS encoding heavy metal translocating P-type ATPase produces the protein MEKCYHCGEDCIDILEFSGRHFCCNGCKMVYEILETNDLSYYYELQERPGISQKRKKVDFSFLDNEEIVEKLLDFDEAGKQIASLHIPTIHCSSCIWILENLNRLHSGIQSSTVDFPRKKVRVSFSKEKVTLKEVVALMAGIGYEPSISLENYEKPEKQIDRSLIFKLGVAGFAFGNIMFLSFPEYFEVKEFWLDQFKYLFRWLMFAFSLPVVFYSANSYFISAYKGLRSRILNIDVPIALGIFVLFFRSFFEIITDTGTGFFDSLSGLVFFLLLGKYFQQKTYSYLSFERDYRSYFPIAVTRISKFEGKDIEEQIPVYKIEKGDRILIRNEELVPMDAVLLSGAATIDYSFVTGEAEPIDRVAGDKLFAGGRQKGGLIEVEALKPVKQSYLTELWSDEVFRKNKNKGYHSITDKISKYFTLAVIGIALIAGVFWLIADPSKAGNAFTAVLIIACPCAIALAAPFTLGNILRIFGRKGFYLKEAEVIEQLAEIDAVVFDKTGTITNTSKQEVNYAGMALNEEELQLLTGSLRASGHPLSRSLYNILKKNGIKVPEQFEEVAGQGIAIKDGARSMKIGSANFVDYKVSNLAEAEKTSVHISSDSDYKGCFTFRNSYREGTGEIFRELSKDKELYILSGDNEGERQQLEQLLPSGTQMFFDQRPGDKLEFIKNLQKKGLKVMMVGDGLNDAGALAQSNVGVAVSEDINIFSPACDAIMDVSIFRKLPELLKISKKAVGVIYISFLLSFLYNLIGLGFAVTGNLKPVYAAILMPLSSVSIVAFTTFCSYWLGKRLNFKKTES
- a CDS encoding universal stress protein → MNVLLLTDFSKVSENAGKYAVDFLQDLSVNFYLLNIQDFNFKKTNSGKLENQLLHTWEKLQDGIASLEEYSRNENHHFSYVLSSENLITAVRKALDEKKIDLIFIGMASHEVHHHPILGDHAYEVIRKIRCNIMAVPGESKYEKADKLVLPVDYSVLSGKKVHQLLESKKYISATQITLIELDEKHAGNNALAIKEEVASEMKNANVQALQMAESEIFTEGLLSEIQDRFDMIVVLGKNLSVCDRLLHARHGVFATTANSLPILVIHQ
- a CDS encoding response regulator, encoding MKKVLLIEDDVTVRENTAELLELSDYEVVTASNGKAGIDKARQYKPDIIICDIMMPEVDGYGVLENLSKDPETANIPFIFLSAKTEHKDIRKGMDLGADDYLTKPFEEEDLLSAIESRLAKMAILNSFKRKEAPKKTEGNLNNLQELRDVFSGYKLQEYKKGEMIYERGKQSNFFYLVRRGVVKAHRMDRQGKELITQLYKQDDFFGNPGSDPQSSYEDYATAMENTQLYAVSREEFQKILSNNPKVTLQLVEVLNNNLSELKQQLMDMAYGSVRKKAANTILLFAERIEKHPLKSIRISRADLAGVAGMAPESLIRTLSEFKKEGLIEIEGRNIKLIDSEALKNVR
- a CDS encoding PAS domain-containing sensor histidine kinase, whose translation is MDKSFLDNSNLFNVLFQAASEGIIVVNSKQIIVTANAAAESMFGYETGELPGKHLDILIPKEYHKNHHHHFNNFIDHSEKRQMGHGRDLHGVTKDGRRFPVEAGLNPFRMDGEDYVMSLVIDISVRKETQRQIRELNNELEEKIKVRTSELRQSVRDLQKLNLDLEEEISKRKEAEKRIKNALQKEKELNELKTKFLSLVSHEFKTPLSGILTSATLIEKYRKEDQQEKREKHLGTIRNKVHYLNNILNDFLSIERLDSGKGQYKYTSFSLKRLINEVVYNANITLKTGQEIIYPKDIEDVMLHQDEKILELILSNLLSNAVKYSPEDTVIKFNTAFTGDKILFEVEDQGRGIPEKDQKHIFERYFRAENALLDQGTGIGLNIAKTHLENMGGSISFESEENKGTRFKVEVPVYMG
- a CDS encoding universal stress protein codes for the protein MKRILVPVDFSKYSEYALKVAAQIARDLKCEIIVVHMMGLSEPLLTRDEEREVFNALSYMQITKERFTKFLDKPYLKGITVIDVVHNDKNFSELDEIATSRDAGLIVMGSHGLSGMKDIFVGSNTEKVVRSSEIPVLVIKNHIPDFKIKNAIFACDLKDDYLNSFQKTRKFLEPFNVHPRPLFVNIPERFLSNREMEAMASNFLMDAGIADADIFTEVDFYSDYTLESGIYHYCEERDIDLIVIPTHGRKGLAHFFYGSIGENVANNAKIPVLTIKI